Genomic window (Sphaeramia orbicularis chromosome 7, fSphaOr1.1, whole genome shotgun sequence):
aagacagtgtatgaccaattagtttattgaaagtcatgagaatttaaatcttcaaatcatattttactgcatttctaatcgtcttgttgtctacctcaagttcaattgccatttttctcatggatttggttggatcctttaggattttggatttgagagctttaataaaagctttggtacgttttttgttgcttcctccacttccagactttcttgtaatagttttgctcatagtcattctcttctttacattataaacagtctttatggacactccaactatttttgaaatctcctttggtgtgacaagtgcattcagcaaatgacacactcttcgacgtttgctttcctgattactcatatgggcaaaagtttgtgaaaaggtatggataatagtgttaggtatgattatgacatcaatatatgtttggtttcaaaacaattgatctagtgcctgctgagaaaaaacaactaaatgttcattgtaaattttgcttccccaccctgtattatagactaaatgtaggctaaaattaacatttattacctctgccaaggaggttatgtttttgccagggtttgtttgtttgtttgtttgtctgtccgttagtgtgcaacataactcaaaaagttatggacagattttgatgaaattttcagggtttgttggaaatgggataaggaagaaatgattaaattttggtggtgatcgggggtgggggggcccacgggggggcccatttccaacaaaccctgaaaatttcaacaaaatctgtccataactttttgagttatgctgcacactaacggacagacaaacagacagacaaacaaacaaacaaacaaaccctggcaaaaacataacctccttggcgtggggggggggggggggcactgatcagccttggcggaggtctgcgctctccgagtgcttttctagtttgcaacatatagcaaactattacatgatcaaaaacagattcattttagaaaaaaaaaaaacaaaaaaaaaaaaaaaactctctgttttgaatgtctagggtcaccagaaacttgtgatgttaaaatggggtcatgagccaaaaaaggttgggaaccactgtcctacACTTCTACCAAATGTCATTAAAATCagtttattatgtgcaaatagagtgtatgtgtgtgtgtattatgtgtaaaTAGAGTAGGACATAGACACATAGGAGTGGCACATAACGTCTTTGCTGGAGGTAATGAAGGAACAACCACGAGATTAgttaaaaatgatgcaaataaaataaaaataaaataaaataaacacttacTCTACGCCGATCTCCTTTAGATGTGCATCCTGGAGGTACCGCAGCCCGATGCCGGTGATTTTTTCCGCTGTATGAAAGAGGCAGTTCTGCCGTTAGCTAGCATGTCAGGAGAAGCGCTTAGCTGACTGTAATGTTATCTACAGCGGTCATGACAGACAAAATATCCAGTTTAATCCTCTCAAAGTGAAACCAACCTCTAAATATATCCTCCCATTTCTCCAGTGTTTCTCTTCGCAGGTACTGACACGTTTCTTCAACTCCCCAGTGCATGTAGTCCGAGTCCAGCGGCTGGAACACGGACACCCTCTTCTCCGGCGTGTTGGTTCTGTCATCACCCCCTGAAACTACCGCATCTAACGGTCGCTTTCGACTGGCCATGTTGTTGAGAAGACCCGGCAGGTATTTGACGAACTCAGCAGAGCGAAAACACGCTCTATTCAACCCGACAAAAGCGCCTCACGTTGACTGACACAGCTGATCAGTTTGACTCTGCACAGAATGAAACCGCGAGTGAAGAAAAGACCCGGGTTTTGCTTTCTACGTCAGGCACGTCATTGGGAAACAAAATATGACCTGGGGTTCCGGTTGgcgctttcaaaataaaagccagaTGAAATTAAAACCACAATTGTGTGCAAAATGACCCACATATATTACTGTAATGTAATGTTACaactattattgtgttttttccccactaatcATCTGAAATgttgctattctattctactgtttttttttttgtttttttttttttataacatcgCTCTACACTATGTTATTTAGGATTATTTTCAGCTGAGGAAATGCTTTGTTTTGATGTGTTGCAAATTACAAAAATGCAGAAATGTGGATATCATACcatatatagttttattttgagtaCATAGAAAACAACATTTCACGATAGCCTCAATCTGTTCTTATATTCCAACACATATTCGAATATATGACTTTATTTCACATTTGTCATTTCCGGTGTTTGTTTCTATCAGTTAACTTGATGCTATTTCTGCTCTTTGGCTGTCACTGGGAGGGTGGAGCTATACTGTAGGGAAAAAACGCAGTTATGGATCTAGATCATGCAGGAAGGAACCCCTACTGAATATTTGTTTCTCTGGATTGCTCATCTAAAGTGTTATTGTGGTTGTGGCTATTTATGTTTAGCTATCAACGTTCTCTTCATTCATATACATCACACAATAGTGTTGTTGACAATTTATCTGTATTAGATCACACACAAGCAAATAATAGTTTTGATTCTAAACAAAGCAGGAAAAATCTGTAGGTTACCAATATCAATATTTTCCCATATATTTTAAATTACAAACACAACACGTACATTTCAAACACAGTTTTCAAATTATGAGCAAAAGCAAATCTCCAAATCTATTAAGTACTGGTGGTTACTATAAAGCATCTTGAGCTGTGTATGTGAGTAGCTACAATAGAGTTAAAGATGATCATCCATCACCAACCTTATGAACCCATATATGTAAACAGTTACATTAAACACATTGATCAAGCCACACGCTATAACTGAAAAAAGTTAAGAACAATTAGGCCAATTTTTTAACCACACCATACCATGATATCatgattacaaaaacaaacaaacaaacaaacaaacatcaaaaaaCTTAAAAGTGATTTCACTTATAATGTCAGCAGCTGCAAACAGAGACAGAaaactacgttcagacagcaggtcttaatgcacaattaggatttttttgatgaaatctcatttttttgtgtgctcgttcaaattacaaattaaatgtaacctctatcagttttgagtatgaactgaatgtgaccgtgaagtgacccgcatacgcaaaagaggtcctgatgtaatatgtgaccatgcagaCATGCACTGTTGTAGTAACGCtcagtaacactcctgggacgcggcattgtgacgtttgtcgcatttcagtgacataaagatTGGATAAATGCTGTTCAGCTGAAGCTGCATTGCacaatatcagatacatatcggatttaggaccacatatgaaagtggcctgggttggatttgaaaaaaaaaaaaacggatttgtgctgttcaaactgtctttaagatatcggatacaggtcatatatgggcaAGAAAATCCAGATTTGGGCTagatttgcctgcagtctgaatgtagcctaaaagAAGCTTTTTAAAACAATGCAATTTGTGGCCTGATGATATGGAATATATAAATTCTTGTGTGAAAAGTTTTCATGATCCAAGTTTAGCTACTGCATCATAGAAAAATGAAATCATTTTCATTTATAAAGAAGTGAGTGTTTgctctcattttccttttcctccCTTCTGCTTTTTCTTCAGGGGACCATCTGCATTTGACTAGGAAAAGAATAAACAATGGCAATGATATTAAAAAGTAGGCAGTGCAGAAAAAAATTTGAAAGATGTGCTGTTTCTTATTATTTGGTACTATTAATTACACCATCTGTTGATCTAAAATGGAAAAAGTGCAAATACTTTAACAGGTTTTTAACTGGTCTTTTTGTTATTCTTGTAACTAAATGTTACTGACATGACTGCTATAGCTGGAACCATCAAATATTTATGCAATTTAGTACGAAAATGTTACCTCAGGATGGGGGATCTTTTGGCGCCAGTTTTCAAAAATCTCTCTGGCAGCTTTTAGCTCTTTTCTACTGAGGCTTTTGTTCCAGTAAACACGGATCCACTGCTCACTAAAGATGCTTGGCAAAACAAAGTCTGACACCTGACAGGATGACAAACACATTGATAGATAAAGATTCGCTTAAAAGCTAAGGCAAAGAAAGATAATCATTGAATATTTGTGCTGTCTTGTCTTTTGTTCTTACCTGGTCATCGGAAATCTTAAATGCCTTGTCAGGTTCATCCTTCTTGTAGAAACGCAAGTTGTCAAtggggtttttgtgtttcatccCAAAGTCAATTTTACTGACCTACGAGAGAAGCATTTATGATATTTACACAAGTACCACAAGAAACCCAAGTAACATCTGAAAAAAACAGGATACTCTTGAGCCTATGGTTCTACAAAGCCAGTGAAAAACATTTTGACCAAATACTTACAATGATTTTAAAGTCACCTTGCTTCCTTGTGCCATCGAAGACTTCAGCCAGTTTTCGTTTGAGTTCCGTGAAACCCTTTGGAATGGAAATAAAGAGGGAAAGATGGAGTAAGTAAATCTTACTCTGTCATTTAACATGGAAAATACATTAAGTGGTAGGGatacaccaataccacttttttccagaccaagtactagtacaagtacttacatttgagtacttgctgatacagagtactgatatgagtacttaataataccattacagttcttagttacttttgaaaatctgctttattgtcgttgtcattagtcggactgcaacaaagtgctgctactgacatttaatgtgttggaatgagcgtttctcaatcaatccaccagagggcgccgctcttaattaaccatactggacaaataccacaaaggagagtaaagttttttgagaaggagagagtcagtaataacaaacatggagacgacagaggtaacactaatgtggatactagtgttgcagcgttttcgctggtaaggtttaaaagcgaagcttcaggaggtagggaaaagataagtttcgttttcacttctgctggcgttGGGCTCCTTACCCTCATAGCATTATAAATAGGACGGAAACCGGccgagccctgggtagttgtcagaAATATGTCagcagtttttctctaactcacacagtcgctctttgaacagatcctctacctctacctctacggttcccggtggtattctccatctggataCACATTccccagcacctggaaaacggatggaatgtatgcggaggatggacagaacgctccgtccatatccgtctgtgtctttaacattacttgcagttaGTGTTACTttcatcaccatcatttattttgaaaaatttccacacTCTTCATactccccacacattactccaccgccgcgtacctgctgtaCTTAACTGAgaatgtcacgctgctgtaagtggtatcggcacggttgtatcggattacttttatgagtatgagtacaagtgcACATGCCGAGTATCAATGCCCGATACtagtatcggaatcggtgcatccctattaagTGGCATTTAACACTAGGATGATGTTATTCTGTATTGTTTATGAAAGGTTGCCTTGGAAGTTTGCAAGATTGAATTTTTATTCTTTGAAAGATAATGAATGAAGGCTTTAAATATGCAATATTGAATACTATTTACAAAATAATTATAATGATGATTCAAGGATATGATTGTATTTTCACAGTTGTAATCATGTGATACAAAGATATAAGTGCAAACCTCTGTGATGTCTTGGTTTTGCTTAGGCTTTGTTTGGCCCAGATATGGGTAGAGTTTGCGGGTGATGACCTTCTGCAGAATTTCCCTGGCCTCCTTCAGGTCATCAGAGGAAGAGTTGAGTATTTCATCAAATATGTGATCTAAATGACACAGTTGGGAGTAAAAACCAGGGTCAAGGTAATGAAAAGGAAACTGATTCACAATTTCACAAATACACACCGGTCAGCTTGGTGTAGGCTTCCATGTCCTTTATGGTTTCAGAGAGAGTGAACGTCTTTCCTTTTGAACCTTTTCTACAGATGTGTTTGTCTGCTTTCACAAAGGCCTCTGTGATCCTGAAAAGCAATACTCATCATGTCACCACTGCATTTTAAAGCATAAATTGCTAAAAAATAAATCACGAAACAAAAGGAATAAACTCCAGGTGACAGAAGATGAAGCTAAAACTTTCTTCTGTAACAAATACTGGAGTTGGTTCATACATCAGCTCGATGATCTTGTTCGTTTTGTGCTGGTAGGCTCTTCTGTGGAGACGGCTCCTTGTGTGGAACATTTCATAGATATTGGACACCTCCTGTTAAGAGAATGACCATCATGTAGATACATCTGATCATCTAAACATCTTGCcactaaaaaataaaatcagtacCTTGTCTCTAATGCAGATTTGCCATTCCCCTTTAGATTGATCATCCCCTTTAGATTGATCATCCTCTTCAGATTCGTCATCCTCCTCAGATTGCTCATCCTCTTCAGATTGCTCATCCTCTTCAGATTGGTCATCCTCTTCACATTGGTCATCCTCTTCACATTGGTCATCCTCTTCAGATTGGTCATCCCCTTCGGGTTGGCCATCTTCTGCCACCTTGCACACCCTGGCAAACTTGATGAAACGGCAGTGGTCAAAAGAATTCTTCATGCCCAAATGGAGGGAGTCCCTAATTAGACACAcagtgaaaaataaagaaaaaaaaaacatttggggaaaataaatgaactaacaatgaaattaaataaaaatgtaattgcTCAGTACAAATCAAACAGTTTATAACTCCAACTCAACAACTTTTTCTACATTAAGCAATCCACTCACCTGGCAAAATAGTCAAACTTATCCACATCGATGCCATTTCTTTTGTTGGACACAATTTCATAGAGGAAGGACTTGTCCTTTGTTCGTCCTTTGTATGGCCACTGTAgacatgactcattaaatgcatcaCAGTTGTAATGGCCACACCTGCAGTCACACAACTAttgcacatacatatacacataaatgACACATaatttcatacattttattttgtatgttgAAAATACACTGGTTGTATTTTGTAAGGTTCCATGTTGTCACTATCCTTGGGTGCAGGTAGAGGTTGGTCCAAGGATGCAATATCTATAGATGGAGGAAGCACTAATAAGACCACTGGGGACCTATGGGGGGTTTGGGGTTCAATAGTTTGGCTTTACTCTTGTTATTTTGCAGTGGTTAAGTTTGTTCAGTGGTGGATCCTCAGGACCAGCATGGCCTTCTCTGGTGGTGGAAGAATCACagtcactgacctacatttacaacctatatttttatatttgttcaatgaaaatgttacatttttCTTGGTTGCACTGCTTCCagtagtgtatgtgtatgttagtgcatttgtttgattgattattttttatttcaaatatcagcatttaaaaccaaaacaacaaggaaacattaaagccgcaagcggcatctaaaggccctcgccaccggcacgtccagtagaagtatgtccatcgttcagcaggtggcgctctagcaccaaatttcaatgtcttctgatgaatgggtgtaggcctgggaggttaacaactgattcaaatttgaggcagatctttgttcgtatgtccaaactaaagaaatttttgtataagtaaatctgtagggggcgctatgcagctaaatttaaatttcttccattgaatgggtataggcctgcgagatgtaccactgagtcaaatttgagccaaatcggtgttcgtatgtccgaattaatgcaattttcgtgaaggtaaatttgtagggggcgctattgagcgacatggcaatttcttttgataaatgggtgtaggcctgggagattgacaactgattcaaatttgagccaaattggtgttcgtatgtctgaagtgaagtcatTTTcctaaaggtaaaattgtagggggcgctatagcaccaaatttcaaatttttcttataaatgggtgtaggcctgagagaaagacgtctgagtcaaatttgagccagattggtgttcgtatgtccgaactgaagcaattttaataaaaaaattaaaaatccaatTTGATTGGATGGTTAAATACTAACTTGTCAGGACAAATTCAGCCAGCTAACTGCATCTGTAGAGACTTgaacaagttaaaatatatttgtttcAGTTTAGTAGCTGTTTTCCCAACCAACAATAACTGACAGGAGAAGAAATGGACACACTAAAAATAGGTCGTAGTTTTTgcgtgttttgtgtattttacaagcatttttatgtttttgtccttttattaAGTACATATTGATGATTGTGCTTGATATGATGTACATTGTACAGTGAAAGGAGACCTGTTCAGTTGTGTTCATTGGGATTCCTGCTTTAGATCAGGCATTCATTCTCATCACAAGAGATATCTGTCTGTAATAAAGTGtcttgttatattgtgtttttttttgcatagtattgGTGGCaaaggagtaggtttgatttttacattggtggggacacaaaagtgctctaAGGCAGCagtcctgaaagttgatgtttttttttgtatttgcaatcataattttaCATCATGGAGAACTGATCAAATGAGCAAACaatcagacagaaaaaaatacagtaattgacgtgtttataatgcatatatGAAGATCTACAGACAATACAATCattttaatgcattctgcaatgatattctcatgactaacatatccatttttatttaacctcacctgtgaatttccagcctgtcctcctccatctcctccaactcctccaccctctcctcctccaactcctccaccctctcctcctccaactcctccagcctctcctcctccaactcctccagcctctcctcctccagctcctccagcctctcctcctccgtCTCCTCCAGCCTCTcttctgtctgtcacctgacataaatatgttgatgcataacatgaacagattagggatacaatgatcgtagagtttgatggtacagttattgcacctgagaaaaaaaaggcttttattttaaattattacatGAAAtgtattccccaaaaatatggctaaaatcacatctagaatcacatttacaatctgaggttttattgtatttttcctgacagatttttttttttgcgttttttatacagttgctctcttccatagaaatacatgaaaataataagtaaaaataagtttaaaaaaagtgtATCTCTTTGGCATTATATAGTGTCTTCTATTCAATATCTGtgttgttgagcctctacagttctatacccttgaactaacttccACTTcaactcctaaagaagtgtcttatgtccagttttcttttctttgacatccttcaaatcctaattaccaagcacacacgcatgcacatagGCGCGCAGacacgcaaacagacacatgtacaaatgtaaatgtaaatgacaccactgatattaaaatccatctagctgatgtgacccaggcagaacaaatgtcAGACATATTGACAACTTATATGTAGAGTTCCAactgtccaactagcaggttccaaGTAGCTTATACaaatagatggagtgacagcagggACGTTCAATCAACTGTACGTTAgtaaaaccgcagagccaatcagagagagaTATTTAGGTTAGCAGTGGAACTTCTAGCAGAGACTAACTATTAACCCTTTCCCTGGCATCCCTacccaattctacgcccctgaccAAAT
Coding sequences:
- the LOC115423245 gene encoding deoxynucleoside triphosphate triphosphohydrolase SAMHD1-like, translating into MTTEETEKKKARIKTKVFNDPIHGHVELHPLLCKIIDTPQFQRLRNIKQLGGAYYVYPGASHNRFEHSIGVAHLAGQFARALKERQPELRIKKKDILCVEVAGLCHDLGHGPFSHLFDGNFIPKACPGRKWKHEKASIAMFNHLMKNKGVKSAMEKYRLDEKDRDFIKEMIFGPLKTKTSESMESKEWPYKGRTKDKSFLYEIVSNKRNGIDVDKFDYFARDSLHLGMKNSFDHCRFIKFARVCKVKGEWQICIRDKEVSNIYEMFHTRSRLHRRAYQHKTNKIIELMITEAFVKADKHICRKGSKGKTFTLSETIKDMEAYTKLTDHIFDEILNSSSDDLKEAREILQKVITRKLYPYLGQTKPKQNQDITEGFTELKRKLAEVFDGTRKQGDFKIIVSKIDFGMKHKNPIDNLRFYKKDEPDKAFKISDDQVSDFVLPSIFSEQWIRVYWNKSLSRKELKAAREIFENWRQKIPHPESNADGPLKKKQKGGKGK